One Streptomyces sp. NBC_00102 DNA segment encodes these proteins:
- a CDS encoding alpha/beta hydrolase, protein MDSRRLLQTLAIALGTAGLFVSGCTSGGSTPSASAVGSSATVPAKDLARYYAQKLKWGECGVEGFQCATMKAPKSYAKPGDGDVDLAVSRKKATGPGERIGSLLVNPGGPGGSAVEYLQGYAALGYPAQVRARYDMVAVDPRGVARSEPVECLTGKEMDAFTQVDLTPDDQAEIEKLSAAFKKFADGCEKRSGEILPYVSTVDSARDMDILRQILGDEKLHYVGASYGTYLGATYADLFPDRVGRLVLDGALDPSLPAVDVNRDQTAGFEGAFKSFAADCVKQKDCPLGTTSPADAAAELKKLFQDLDAKPVPTGEDRELGESLATTGVIAAMYDESAWPQLREAIAGAQHGDGSGLLALSDSYYERSPDGSYANLMYANYAVNCLDLPAAFADSSAVEKAVPSFEKASPVFGENFAWAALNCAYWPVDPTGTPHPTHAEGADPILVVGTTRDPATPYKWAVSLADQLTSGTLLTYDGDGHTAYGRGSDCIDTAINRYLLEGTVPKKGTTCS, encoded by the coding sequence ATGGACTCCAGGCGCCTGCTCCAGACACTCGCCATCGCGCTCGGCACTGCCGGCCTGTTCGTCTCCGGCTGCACGAGCGGCGGATCGACGCCCAGCGCGTCCGCCGTGGGCTCCTCGGCGACCGTGCCCGCCAAGGACCTCGCCCGCTACTACGCACAGAAGCTGAAGTGGGGCGAGTGCGGCGTCGAGGGCTTCCAGTGCGCGACGATGAAGGCGCCGAAGAGCTACGCGAAGCCCGGCGACGGGGACGTCGATCTGGCCGTCTCCCGGAAGAAGGCGACCGGGCCGGGCGAGCGGATCGGCTCCCTCCTGGTGAACCCCGGGGGCCCCGGCGGCTCGGCCGTCGAGTACCTCCAGGGGTACGCGGCCCTCGGCTACCCGGCCCAGGTCCGTGCCCGGTACGACATGGTGGCCGTCGACCCGCGCGGAGTGGCCCGCAGCGAGCCCGTCGAGTGCCTGACCGGCAAGGAGATGGACGCGTTCACCCAGGTCGACCTGACGCCGGACGACCAGGCGGAGATCGAGAAGCTGAGCGCGGCGTTCAAGAAGTTCGCCGACGGCTGCGAGAAGCGCTCCGGCGAGATCCTCCCGTACGTCTCCACCGTCGACTCGGCCCGCGACATGGACATCCTGCGCCAGATCCTGGGCGACGAGAAGCTGCACTACGTGGGCGCCTCGTACGGTACGTACCTGGGCGCGACCTACGCCGATCTGTTCCCGGACCGGGTGGGGCGGCTGGTCCTCGACGGGGCGCTGGACCCGTCGCTGCCCGCCGTCGACGTGAACCGCGACCAGACGGCCGGCTTCGAGGGGGCCTTCAAGTCCTTCGCGGCGGACTGCGTGAAGCAGAAGGACTGCCCGCTCGGCACCACCAGCCCCGCCGACGCGGCGGCGGAGCTGAAGAAGCTCTTCCAGGACCTGGACGCCAAGCCGGTACCGACCGGCGAGGACCGGGAGCTGGGCGAGTCCCTCGCGACCACGGGTGTGATCGCCGCCATGTACGACGAGTCCGCCTGGCCCCAGCTCCGCGAGGCCATCGCGGGCGCCCAGCACGGCGACGGCTCCGGCCTGCTCGCCCTCTCGGACAGCTACTACGAACGCTCGCCCGACGGCTCGTACGCCAACCTCATGTACGCCAACTACGCGGTGAACTGCCTCGACCTGCCGGCCGCCTTCGCCGACAGCTCCGCCGTGGAGAAGGCCGTGCCTAGCTTCGAGAAGGCCTCCCCGGTCTTCGGCGAGAACTTCGCGTGGGCGGCCCTGAACTGCGCGTACTGGCCCGTCGATCCCACCGGCACCCCGCACCCGACCCACGCCGAGGGCGCCGACCCGATCCTGGTCGTCGGCACCACCCGGGACCCGGCCACCCCGTACAAGTGGGCCGTCTCCCTCGCCGACCAGCTCACCTCCGGCACCCTGCTCACCTACGACGGCGACGGCCACACCGCGTACGGCCGGGGCAGCGACTGCATCGACACCGCGATCAACCGGTACCTGCTGGAGGGCACCGTTCCGAAGAAGGGCACCACGTGCTCCTGA
- a CDS encoding recombinase family protein, producing MPTSLLCAPETSVILTVHELKRLARNAAELMTLSAELQAGGIQLELLTGPLTGIYDPNGMGAMFFAVLAIAGQIERNYIREKTLEGQVIAASKGNHGGRPKVIDDDMLTFAVALKDKGVPVPDIAKKLTIKVGKNAGKSPSAASLYRALAEAESAPVDDGLPLRPKPARIRRAEDPLTAEKIELRDQLQSQPHPNAEMR from the coding sequence TTGCCAACAAGCCTGCTGTGCGCGCCGGAGACGTCCGTCATCCTCACGGTGCACGAGCTCAAGCGCCTCGCGCGGAACGCGGCCGAGCTGATGACTCTGTCCGCCGAGCTCCAGGCCGGCGGCATCCAGCTCGAACTCCTCACCGGCCCGCTCACCGGGATCTACGACCCCAACGGCATGGGCGCGATGTTCTTCGCCGTGCTTGCCATCGCCGGACAGATCGAGCGCAACTACATCCGGGAGAAGACCCTCGAAGGCCAGGTCATCGCCGCGTCCAAGGGCAACCACGGCGGACGCCCGAAGGTCATCGACGACGACATGCTCACCTTCGCCGTCGCACTCAAGGACAAGGGCGTCCCTGTCCCCGACATCGCCAAGAAGCTCACCATCAAGGTCGGGAAGAACGCGGGCAAGTCACCCTCGGCCGCCTCGCTCTACCGAGCCCTGGCCGAAGCCGAGAGCGCCCCGGTGGACGACGGATTGCCGCTGCGGCCCAAGCCCGCCCGTATTCGCCGGGCCGAGGACCCGCTCACCGCCGAGAAGATCGAACTGCGCGATCAGCTCCAGTCGCAGCCCCACCCGAACGCCGAGATGAGGTAG